CCCTATGTAGGAGCGCCAGCTCGTGGAGCGCCTCAAAGCCTCCGTCCTTGTAGTAGATGAGTCTCTCCCGAAGGTCGGCTTCCTCGACCTCATCTATATAGCTAAGGTCGTCAACGAGTGCATACTTGCAGCCCTGCTTGAGCGCATCCACCGCAAAGCGATTGCCATCGAAGTGCGCGCCTCGCAGCGATACGAAGAGTGAGTCGGGACGCAGATGTCTCGTATCGGTACAGATGCCGTCACTCTGGAGGAGTAAGTCGTAGATATGATTGATGTCAGCTGATTGTCGCATAGTAAGAGGATAGGAGATAGCTAATTAGTCAAAAGTCAAAGGCATGCCACTGGGTACGTAGTCGGATACATCTAGATTCCAGCTCAGCAGCTCCCGTACCATAGAGCTAGAGATGTGGAGCAGTCCTTGCGCCCCAAAGAGTAGCACCGTCATAGGTCCATGCAGATGGTCATTGATCTGGGAGATACTCTGCTCGTACTCGAAGTCGCTCGTGGAGCGTACGCCACGTATGAGAAACTGTGCGCCACACTGCTTCGCCGCCTCGATGGTCATGCCGCTATAACTCACGACTCGGACACGAGGCTCCTGCGCATAGACGGTCTCTATCTGTAGAGCGCGCTGCTCGGAGGTGAAGCATGGCTTTTTCGTTGGGTGCGTGCCGATACCTATGACCACCTCGTCGAAAATCTTGAGAGCTCGTGCCACAATGTCCGCATGCCCTAGTGTAAAGGGGTCAAAGGAACCCGCAAAGAATCCGATACGCTTCATATCTGTCTGCTAAGCTAGCTGGGGAGACTCAGACGATCTCCTCGTCGATGACTAGGTTGTCTATGATAAAGTCTTGACGGTCGGGCGTGTTCTTGCCCATGTAGAAGTGTAGCATCCGCTTGAGATTGTCCTCCTTGCGGAGCGACACCTGACGGAGCTTGATGTTTTCCTCTGTGATCAGCTCCTTAAACTCGTTGGCACTGATCTCGCCCAGACCCTTGAAGCGGGTGATCTGAGCCGAAGCTCCCATTCGCTCGACAGCTGCATTGAGCTCCTGATCACTATAACAGTAGGCAGAGGTCTCTTTTTCAGACTCAGGCTCGATGGTTATCTTCTTGCCGCTCTTCTTCTTACCCGCTGAGGCAACACGTGCCGTGATGCTCTTCTTACGCTTGGCTGGGAGCGAGACACGATAGAGCGGTGTCTCCAATATGTAGACGTGCCCACGCCGCACCAGCTCGGGAAAGAACTGCAAGAAGAAGGTCAGCGTCAGGAGTCGTATGTGCATACCATCATCATCGGCATCGGTAGCGATGATCACACGGTTGTAGCGCAAGCCGTCGAGGCCGTCCTCGATGTTGAGCGCAGCCTGGAGGAGGTTAAACTCTTCGTTCTCATAGACCACCTTCTTGCTCAGCCCGTAGCTGTTGAGCGGTTTGCCTCGCAAGCTAAAGACCGCCTGGTAGCGTGCATCTCGGCTCTGCGTGATCGATCCACTAGCCGAGTTACCCTCGGTGATGAAGATACTGGTCAGCTCGGGGTTCTTAGCCTTCGGATCGTTGTAGTGCTCGGTGCAGTCACGCAGCTTTTTATTGTGCAGGCTCGCCTTCTTAGCACGCTCACGCGCCAGCTTGGTCACCCCGCTCATCGCTTTGCGCTCACGCTCGTTGGCTTGGATCGTTTGGAGCATCACCTCGGAGATCTCGGGGTGCATGTGGAGGTAGTTGTCGAGCTTCTCCTTGAGGAAGTCGCCGACAAACTTCTGTACCGTCACACCCCGCAGTGGTTCATGCTCAAACATTGGGTCTTGTGGCACCATCTCTTTGGAGCCGAGCTTGATCTTCGTCTGGCTTTCGAACTCAGGCTCGATGATGCGGATGCTGATCGCTGCCGCCATGCCAGAGCGAATGTCCCCATACTCAAAGCCCTTGCCCGAAAACTCCTTGATCACACGAGCCACCTGCTCGCGAAAGGCGGTCAAGTGGGTACCGCCCTGTGTGGTGTACTGACCATTGACAAAGCTGTAAAACTCCTCTCCGTACTGATCAATGTGTGTGATAGCAACCTCTATGTCAGGTCCTGTGAGACGTATGATCGGGTAGAGCGGATCGCCCGTGATCGTGTCTGAGAGGAAGTCTTGTAGTCCGTGGCGGCTTACATATTTCTTATCGTTGAGGTAGAGCGTCAGCCCCGTGTTGAGGTAGCAGTAGTTGCGCACGAGCGCCTCCACGTGGCGCAGGTCGTAGTGCGAGTTGCGAAAGACCTCAGCATCTGGTGTGAAGGTGACCAATGTGCCATGTGCCTCTTTGTCCTCCCACGGCTCTGCTGGCGTATGAGCGATCATCTCGGCCCGCTCGTAGGTGACTGAGGAGGTTTCTCCCTCACGCCAGCTCTGGACAGTAAAGGTCGAGGAGAGCGCATTGACCGCTTTGAGACCGACACCGTTCAGACCGACCGACTTCTTGAAGGCTTGCGAGTCGATCTTAGCACCCGTATTCATCTTAGAGGTCGCATCGACGAGCTTGCCGAGCGGTATGCCACGACCATAGTCTCGTATCGTGACCTCGTTTGTCTCGCTATCTATCGTGATGCGTATCTCACTACCCACGCCCATGACAAACTCATCGATTGAGTTGTCTATCACCTCCTTGATAAGGATGTAGATGCCGTCGTCCGCCTGCGTACCATCTCCGAGCTTACCGATATACATACCAGGACGCTTGCGGATATGTTCGCTCCAGGAGAGCGTCCGAAAGTCATCCTCGGTGTACCCCGCTACGGCGCTTGGGGATAGCTGGTCTAGGTTATTTAGTGGTTCTTGTGTCGGCATGGAGGTGAGGGTAAATAAAAGAAGAGATTAGAGCTCCTTGATGAAGACACGGCGTGTCTTGTGATGCTTACGCTCGAAGTAGCTCCACTGCATCTGTACCGCCACATTTGTCTCTAGCTCAGGATTGCTCTCAGCGACCTCGACACCTAGCTTGTTATAGATCGGTATCAGGTCGGCGAAGATGAGTGCATTGATCCCCTTGTTTTGATACTCAGGCAGGACACCGATGAGGTATAGATCTACCACCTTGGGCGGAGTCTTGAGTGCATTCAGTATTGGTATGAAGCCAAAGGGGTAGAGACGACCCTTGGCAGCGCGCATCGCCTTACTCAGGTTGGGCATGGTGATAGCGAAAGCAATCATCTGCTCGTCACGCTCCCTGACAATAGCGGTAAAGAAGTCTAGACGCAGTAGTGGCAGGTAGGCTTTGGCATAGTACTCCATCTGTGCGGGCGATAACTCGCTAAAGCCGTAGAGCGGTGCGTACGCCTTATTGAGCGTGGTAAAGATTTCTTCAGCGTGAGACATGATCTCCTTGCGGCTCTTGTACTTAACCACTTTGAGACCATACTTCTCCTTCACTAGATTAGCGATACGCTGATGCTTCTCTGGGATCTCCTTGGGGATCTTGATCAGATACTCCTTCCAGTCGGTACTCTTGACATATCCTAGTCGCTCTAGCTGCTTGGGGTAGTACGCGTAGTTGTATAGCCCTACAGTCGTACCCATCTGGTCAAAACCCTCCACGAGCATCGCCTCCTGATCCATATCGGTAAAGGACATCGGCCCGTGTATGTAGTCCATGCCCTTGTTGCGCCCCCACTGCTCGACAGTCTCAAAGAGCTTGTCGACCACCTCATCATCATTGATGAAGTCAACGAAACCAAAGCGAGCGTAGTTTTGATTCCACGTCTCGTTTGCCTTATGGTTGATGATACCCGCGATGCGCCCTACGATCTTGCCATCCTTGTAGGCTAGGAAGTAGGCCGCCTCACATACATCGAAGGAGGGATTCTTGTCCTTATCGAGTAGGTCTATCTCATCCTTGATGATGCCAGGGACGTGGTAAGGGTTGTTTTTGTATAGCTCGAGATTGAACTCAACAAACTTCTTCAGCTCCTTGCGTCCATCTATTTGTCTGATTTCTACTGCCATGATTTAAGCTTATGGGTTTGCGTTACAACCCTCCACAAAATAAGGTAGGGATGCTGTGGGGCAAATGTAGCGTCTGTACTACAAGTGCAAGCAATAGCGGAGTGTCCGAAGCCGTAGCAAGTGAAGCTCCTCTCCTCTTACTGCTCTGGCGACAAAGTTAGCAAAATAAGCGATACAAATGACTCTCTGGCTGAGCTCATCACCCTTCTAGCGAAGCTAAATAGCCGATCTGCTACTCCTTGCATCGTTACAACTCATCGACCGCTATGGAGACGAATGCAGTTTCCTACCTATGGCACTCCAGTTTCCTACCCATGGCACTCCAGTTTCCTACCCATGGCACTGCAGTTTCCTACCCATGGTACTACAGTTTCCTACCCATGGCACTCTAGTTTCACCTAGGTGGCACTGATAGTTACGTTGATTTGTCGATAAGATTGTCCCTACAATGACAAAGTCTCCGAGGAGAGGCGAAACATCAACATGGAGACGAGCTTCTTGCTAGAGGGCCTCGGATACCGCCTCCGTTACTGGGATATTGGTATTGCATATCTACTGAAAGATTCCGACCTTTGCCCCCGAGTAATAACACATACAACTAGAGATGAAGAAACTATTCACACTTTTCGCTGGGCTACTAGCCCTCCTCTGGAGCTGCGGCTCTCTGCAGGCGCAGACTACAACCGAAGAACACGAAGACCACGCATCATGGTTCGTGGGCGGTGTCGCTAGCTTTTGGGTTAATAGCGATGCCAAGACGACGTCGCTAGAGTTTCACCCTGAGCTAGGTTACTTCTTCAACGACACCTGGGCCGTGGGACTGATGGCTGGCTATGGACTGAAGGCGTATGAGACG
The sequence above is a segment of the Porphyromonas vaginalis genome. Coding sequences within it:
- the coaD gene encoding pantetheine-phosphate adenylyltransferase → MKRIGFFAGSFDPFTLGHADIVARALKIFDEVVIGIGTHPTKKPCFTSEQRALQIETVYAQEPRVRVVSYSGMTIEAAKQCGAQFLIRGVRSTSDFEYEQSISQINDHLHGPMTVLLFGAQGLLHISSSMVRELLSWNLDVSDYVPSGMPLTFD
- a CDS encoding toprim domain-containing protein, whose product is MPTQEPLNNLDQLSPSAVAGYTEDDFRTLSWSEHIRKRPGMYIGKLGDGTQADDGIYILIKEVIDNSIDEFVMGVGSEIRITIDSETNEVTIRDYGRGIPLGKLVDATSKMNTGAKIDSQAFKKSVGLNGVGLKAVNALSSTFTVQSWREGETSSVTYERAEMIAHTPAEPWEDKEAHGTLVTFTPDAEVFRNSHYDLRHVEALVRNYCYLNTGLTLYLNDKKYVSRHGLQDFLSDTITGDPLYPIIRLTGPDIEVAITHIDQYGEEFYSFVNGQYTTQGGTHLTAFREQVARVIKEFSGKGFEYGDIRSGMAAAISIRIIEPEFESQTKIKLGSKEMVPQDPMFEHEPLRGVTVQKFVGDFLKEKLDNYLHMHPEISEVMLQTIQANERERKAMSGVTKLARERAKKASLHNKKLRDCTEHYNDPKAKNPELTSIFITEGNSASGSITQSRDARYQAVFSLRGKPLNSYGLSKKVVYENEEFNLLQAALNIEDGLDGLRYNRVIIATDADDDGMHIRLLTLTFFLQFFPELVRRGHVYILETPLYRVSLPAKRKKSITARVASAGKKKSGKKITIEPESEKETSAYCYSDQELNAAVERMGASAQITRFKGLGEISANEFKELITEENIKLRQVSLRKEDNLKRMLHFYMGKNTPDRQDFIIDNLVIDEEIV